Proteins found in one Bacillus subtilis subsp. subtilis str. 168 genomic segment:
- the mdxG gene encoding maltodextrin ABC transporter (permease) (Evidence 1a: Function from experimental evidences in the studied strain; PubMedId: 15849754, 16707683, 16850406; Product type t: transporter), which yields MNASTARMLNKICTYLFLTLLSIVIIYPLLITASSAFRVGNSAAFQLDFSGSWTLDHFKRLFDETLYLNWYSNTLVIALSVMVLQVTIVTLAGYSYSRYRFAGRKKSLIFFLIIQMVPTMAALTAFYVLAMLIGALDQYWFLTAIYIGGGIPMNTWLMKGYFDTVPREIDEAARIDGAGHLRIFASIVLPLVKPMLAVQALWAFMAPFGDYLLTKFLLRSPERLTIAVGLQSFISNPQQQKVALFAAGAILAALPICVLFFFLQKNFVSGLTAGGTKG from the coding sequence GTGAACGCGAGCACTGCCAGAATGCTTAATAAAATCTGTACGTATTTATTTTTGACGCTTTTAAGTATTGTCATTATATATCCGTTGCTGATTACGGCATCATCAGCCTTCCGTGTGGGGAATTCGGCGGCTTTTCAGCTCGATTTTTCGGGTTCTTGGACATTGGATCATTTTAAGCGGCTATTTGACGAAACGCTTTATCTCAATTGGTACAGCAATACACTTGTCATCGCGCTATCGGTCATGGTTTTGCAGGTTACGATTGTGACACTTGCCGGGTACTCGTACAGCCGCTATCGGTTTGCAGGCAGAAAAAAGAGCCTGATATTCTTTTTAATCATTCAAATGGTGCCGACAATGGCGGCGCTGACTGCTTTTTATGTCTTGGCGATGCTAATAGGCGCACTCGATCAATACTGGTTTTTAACAGCGATCTATATCGGCGGCGGAATTCCGATGAACACGTGGCTGATGAAAGGTTATTTTGATACTGTGCCGAGAGAAATTGATGAAGCCGCGCGAATTGACGGAGCGGGACATCTGAGGATTTTCGCTTCAATTGTTCTACCGCTTGTTAAGCCAATGCTCGCGGTACAAGCGCTTTGGGCGTTTATGGCACCGTTTGGCGACTATTTGCTGACGAAATTTCTGCTTCGCTCACCGGAAAGGCTGACCATCGCTGTAGGATTACAATCCTTTATTTCTAATCCGCAGCAGCAAAAAGTAGCTCTATTTGCAGCCGGTGCCATACTAGCCGCACTGCCGATATGCGTTCTATTCTTTTTTCTCCAAAAGAACTTTGTGTCCGGTTTGACAGCCGGCGGAACAAAGGGGTAA
- the mdxF gene encoding maltodextrin ABC transport system (permease) (Evidence 1a: Function from experimental evidences in the studied strain; PubMedId: 15849754, 16707683, 16850406; Product type t: transporter): protein MNKHHTLTKQKRKAGLLSIIPGLGQIANQQLSKGLLFLAITGLFAFELCVFGIQALTGLMTLGSVPGEDHSLFMLIEGTLQLIVTMIFLMFYIFNIHDSRKTAAMKAAGLEVNTTAKDMICHAGDKGFPYLFTLPAYIMMVFVIIFPVLVTLFVALTNYDFYHIPPNRLIDWVGFKNFLNIFFLGSYRETFVNVLGWTVIWTICATTLQIILGIVTALFVNQDFIKGKRIFRMIFLFPWAVPAFITIMSFSNMFNDSIGAVNAQVIPLFNHLPFVELPAIAWKTDPFWTKTALIMIQTWLGFPYIYVMVTGVLQAIPGELYEAAKIDGATFIQRFRHITFPMILFATAPVMITQYTFNFNNFSIIYLFNEGGPGSAGAGAGSTDILISWIYKLTTGTSPQYSVAAAVTLLISFIVIGISLIAFKKSNAFGNEEVM, encoded by the coding sequence ATGAATAAACATCACACACTTACAAAGCAAAAACGAAAGGCAGGGCTTTTATCGATCATTCCAGGACTTGGGCAGATTGCGAATCAGCAGTTGTCAAAGGGGCTCTTATTTCTTGCCATCACAGGCTTGTTTGCTTTTGAATTATGCGTTTTCGGTATACAGGCGCTAACCGGATTGATGACATTGGGAAGTGTTCCCGGTGAAGATCACTCGCTGTTTATGCTGATTGAAGGCACGCTGCAATTGATCGTGACAATGATTTTCCTCATGTTCTATATCTTTAATATTCATGATTCACGTAAGACCGCCGCTATGAAAGCGGCGGGTTTGGAAGTCAATACAACAGCCAAGGATATGATCTGTCATGCGGGCGATAAAGGTTTTCCGTATCTATTTACACTGCCGGCATATATCATGATGGTGTTTGTGATTATTTTTCCGGTTTTGGTGACTCTGTTTGTTGCATTAACAAACTATGATTTTTATCATATTCCGCCTAATCGTCTGATTGACTGGGTCGGGTTTAAAAATTTCTTAAATATTTTTTTCCTTGGCTCCTATCGTGAAACATTTGTGAATGTACTGGGCTGGACGGTTATCTGGACAATCTGTGCAACAACGCTGCAAATCATTTTAGGTATTGTGACGGCACTTTTCGTCAATCAGGATTTTATAAAAGGCAAGCGGATATTTCGAATGATTTTCTTATTTCCATGGGCTGTTCCGGCGTTTATTACAATCATGAGTTTTTCCAACATGTTTAACGACAGCATAGGAGCGGTGAATGCACAGGTGATACCATTATTCAATCACCTGCCGTTTGTCGAGCTGCCTGCGATCGCGTGGAAGACCGATCCTTTCTGGACAAAGACAGCCCTCATTATGATTCAAACGTGGCTCGGCTTTCCATATATATATGTCATGGTAACGGGAGTGCTTCAGGCGATTCCAGGTGAATTGTATGAAGCGGCAAAGATTGACGGGGCCACTTTTATTCAGCGTTTTCGGCATATTACATTCCCGATGATTTTATTTGCCACAGCACCCGTGATGATTACTCAGTATACGTTTAATTTCAATAATTTCTCGATCATCTATTTATTTAATGAGGGAGGGCCAGGCAGTGCGGGAGCCGGGGCCGGATCGACCGATATCTTAATTTCGTGGATTTATAAACTGACAACAGGCACATCACCCCAATATTCCGTTGCGGCGGCTGTGACACTGTTAATTTCTTTCATTGTCATTGGAATTTCACTGATTGCTTTCAAAAAATCGAATGCTTTTGGCAATGAGGAGGTTATGTAG
- the mdxE gene encoding maltose/maltodextrin-binding lipoprotein (Evidence 1a: Function from experimental evidences in the studied strain; PubMedId: 16707683; Product type lp: lipoprotein): protein MVLLKKGFAILAASFLAIGLAACSSSKNPASSDGKKVLTVSVEETYKEYIESIKTKFEKENDVTVKIVEKQMFEQLEALPLDGPAGNAPDVMLAAYDRIGGLGQQGHLLDIKPSNTKSFGDKEMQQVTVDGKVYGMPLVIETLILYYNKDLLKTAPKTFKDLEKLTEDPRFAFASEKGKSTGFLAKWTDFYMSYGLLAGYGGYVFGKNGTDSGDIGLNNKGAVEAVKYAEKWFETYWPKGMQDNSSADDFIQQMFLEGKAAAIIGGPWSAANYKEAKLNYGAAPIPTLPNGEEYAPFAGGKGWVASKYTKEPELAEKWLEYAANDANAYAFYEDTNEVPANTAARKKADEQKNELTSAVIKQYETATPTPNIPEMAEVWTGAESLIFDAASGKKSTQTSANDAVNVIKENIKEKYVK from the coding sequence ATGGTTCTTTTAAAAAAGGGGTTCGCCATATTGGCGGCATCATTCCTGGCAATCGGCCTTGCCGCCTGCTCAAGTTCAAAAAATCCAGCAAGCTCTGATGGCAAAAAGGTGCTGACTGTGTCTGTCGAAGAAACGTATAAAGAATACATTGAAAGCATAAAAACAAAGTTCGAAAAAGAAAATGATGTCACAGTAAAAATTGTTGAAAAGCAAATGTTCGAACAGTTAGAAGCGCTTCCTCTTGATGGCCCGGCGGGTAATGCGCCTGATGTTATGCTTGCTGCATATGACCGGATCGGCGGTTTGGGACAACAAGGACATTTACTTGATATTAAGCCATCTAACACAAAAAGCTTTGGTGATAAAGAAATGCAGCAGGTGACAGTTGACGGCAAAGTGTACGGAATGCCGCTAGTCATTGAGACACTTATTTTGTATTACAACAAAGATCTTTTAAAAACAGCGCCAAAAACATTTAAAGACCTTGAAAAGTTAACGGAAGATCCTCGATTCGCGTTTGCTTCGGAAAAAGGAAAATCAACCGGATTTTTAGCAAAATGGACTGACTTTTATATGTCGTACGGCTTATTGGCTGGATACGGCGGATATGTGTTTGGAAAAAACGGCACAGATTCCGGGGACATCGGCCTGAACAATAAAGGGGCTGTAGAAGCGGTGAAATATGCGGAGAAATGGTTTGAGACATATTGGCCGAAAGGAATGCAAGACAATTCAAGCGCAGACGACTTTATTCAGCAGATGTTTTTAGAAGGCAAAGCGGCTGCGATCATTGGCGGTCCTTGGTCAGCTGCCAACTATAAAGAGGCTAAATTGAACTACGGAGCGGCTCCCATTCCGACATTGCCAAATGGAGAAGAATACGCCCCTTTTGCTGGCGGGAAGGGCTGGGTTGCCTCGAAATATACAAAAGAGCCCGAGCTGGCTGAAAAATGGCTTGAGTATGCTGCAAATGATGCCAATGCTTACGCTTTTTATGAGGATACAAACGAAGTTCCGGCCAACACGGCTGCAAGGAAGAAAGCCGATGAGCAAAAGAATGAACTGACGTCAGCTGTGATTAAACAATATGAAACAGCAACGCCGACTCCAAATATTCCGGAAATGGCTGAAGTATGGACAGGAGCGGAAAGTTTAATTTTTGATGCAGCTTCAGGAAAAAAATCGACACAAACATCAGCGAATGATGCTGTAAACGTCATAAAGGAAAATATTAAAGAAAAGTATGTGAAATAA
- the mdxD gene encoding maltogenic alpha-amylase (Evidence 1a: Function from experimental evidences in the studied strain; PubMedId: 10825545, 15650689, 16707683, 19465663, 27871383, 27871383; Product type e : enzyme) has product MMEYAAIHHQPFSTDAYSYDGRTVHIKIRTKKGDADHIRFIWGDPYEYNDGKWSANEQPMRKIAATEMHDYWFAEVVPPFRRLQYAFVVTDDHEDIFFGSSGVCPYNEKTLETIHYYFKFPFVHEADTFQAPEWVKSTVWYQIFPERFANGREDLSPKNALPWGSKDPDVNDFFGGDLQGIVDKLDYLEDLGVNGIYLTPIFSAPSNHKYDTLDYFSIDPHFGDPELFRTLVSQLHQRGMRIMLDAVFNHIGSASPQWQDVVKNGDQSRYKDWFHIHSFPVTDDNYDRFAFTADMPKLNTANPEVQKYLLDIALYWIREFDIDGWRLDVANEVDHVFWKTFRQAVSTEKPDVYILGEIWHSAEPWLRGDEFHAAMNYPFTEPMIEYFADQTISASRMAHRVNAHLMNGMKQANEVMFNLLDSHDTKRLLTRCRNDEKKARALLAFMFAQTGSPCIYYGTEIGLNGENDPLCRKCMVWEKEKQNQDMLQFMKRLIALRKQENTLLTEGHLEWNLLDDKNDFISFSRTLDEKILIYFFNQGNVVQHVSLRELNIDRNKKICDAWTEQPLQHHDVIAVQPGEFLILSAAAPV; this is encoded by the coding sequence ATGATGGAATATGCAGCGATTCATCACCAGCCATTCAGCACAGATGCTTATTCTTATGATGGGCGGACTGTGCATATCAAGATTCGGACGAAAAAAGGTGATGCAGATCACATTCGATTCATTTGGGGTGATCCCTATGAGTACAACGACGGCAAATGGTCGGCAAACGAGCAGCCGATGAGGAAAATTGCTGCTACAGAAATGCATGACTATTGGTTTGCTGAAGTGGTGCCGCCATTTAGGCGTTTACAATATGCGTTTGTTGTAACAGACGATCATGAAGACATCTTTTTCGGAAGTTCGGGTGTATGCCCTTATAACGAAAAAACACTGGAAACGATTCATTATTACTTTAAATTTCCGTTTGTTCACGAGGCTGATACATTTCAAGCGCCTGAATGGGTCAAGTCAACGGTTTGGTATCAAATTTTTCCGGAGCGTTTTGCAAATGGAAGAGAAGACTTGTCACCGAAGAATGCATTGCCGTGGGGGAGCAAGGACCCGGACGTCAATGATTTTTTTGGAGGGGATTTACAAGGAATTGTTGACAAGCTTGATTATTTAGAGGATTTAGGGGTGAACGGCATTTATCTGACACCGATCTTTTCCGCGCCTTCTAATCATAAATACGACACGCTGGATTACTTTTCTATTGATCCGCATTTCGGGGATCCTGAGCTTTTTCGTACATTGGTCAGCCAGCTGCATCAGCGGGGGATGAGAATTATGCTTGATGCGGTTTTTAACCATATAGGAAGCGCGTCTCCGCAATGGCAGGATGTCGTCAAAAACGGAGATCAATCCCGCTATAAGGACTGGTTCCATATTCACTCTTTTCCCGTCACAGACGACAATTATGACAGATTTGCTTTTACAGCTGATATGCCGAAGCTAAACACGGCTAATCCCGAGGTGCAGAAATATTTGCTTGATATTGCTTTGTACTGGATTCGCGAATTTGACATTGACGGCTGGCGTTTGGATGTCGCAAATGAAGTGGATCACGTTTTTTGGAAGACATTTAGGCAGGCTGTATCTACTGAAAAGCCTGATGTTTATATTTTAGGTGAGATCTGGCATTCTGCCGAACCCTGGCTTAGAGGGGATGAATTTCATGCGGCGATGAATTACCCTTTTACAGAGCCTATGATTGAATACTTTGCTGACCAGACGATCTCAGCTTCACGTATGGCTCACCGTGTCAATGCACATTTGATGAATGGAATGAAGCAGGCCAATGAGGTGATGTTTAATTTACTGGATAGCCATGATACAAAGCGCCTTTTGACCAGATGCCGCAATGATGAGAAGAAAGCACGCGCGTTGCTGGCCTTTATGTTTGCCCAGACAGGCTCACCATGCATTTATTACGGAACGGAAATCGGGCTGAACGGCGAAAATGATCCATTATGCCGGAAATGTATGGTTTGGGAAAAAGAGAAGCAAAACCAAGACATGCTGCAATTTATGAAACGGTTAATTGCTTTACGCAAGCAGGAAAACACTTTATTGACTGAAGGACATCTTGAGTGGAATCTGCTGGACGACAAAAATGATTTCATTAGCTTTTCGCGGACTCTTGATGAAAAAATACTGATTTATTTCTTTAATCAAGGGAATGTGGTTCAACACGTCAGTTTACGAGAGTTGAATATTGATAGGAATAAGAAAATCTGTGATGCATGGACAGAGCAGCCGCTACAGCATCACGATGTCATTGCCGTTCAGCCGGGAGAATTTTTGATTTTGAGTGCTGCCGCCCCTGTATAA
- the mdxR gene encoding transcriptional activator of the maltodextrin operon (LacI family) (Evidence 1a: Function from experimental evidences in the studied strain; PubMedId: 16707683, 23951303; Product type r: regulator) has protein sequence MATLSDVAKKANVSKMTVSRVINHPETVTDELKKLVHSAMKELNYIPNYAARALVQNRTQVVKLLILEEMDTTEPYYMNLLTGISRELDRNHYALQLVTRNSLNIGQCDGIIATGLRKNDFEGVIKAFEKPLVVFGQNEMGYDFIDVNNEKGTFMATRHVMGLGEREVVFFGIDLDEPFERAREQGYIRAMNKSFKKSNMFRIDNSSKKSECLARELLKSMDNQAAFVCASDRIALGVIRAAQSLGKRIPEDVAVTGNDGVFLDRISSPRLTTVRQPVVEMGEACAKMLLKKMNEDGAAQGSLFFEPELIVRESTL, from the coding sequence ATGGCAACATTGTCAGATGTGGCGAAAAAAGCAAATGTTTCGAAAATGACGGTATCACGAGTGATCAATCACCCTGAGACGGTGACGGATGAATTGAAAAAGCTTGTTCATTCTGCGATGAAAGAGCTGAATTACATCCCTAATTATGCGGCGAGAGCGCTCGTGCAAAACAGAACACAGGTTGTGAAACTATTGATACTTGAGGAAATGGATACGACAGAACCATATTACATGAACCTGCTGACAGGAATCAGCAGGGAGCTGGATCGCAATCACTATGCTCTCCAGCTTGTGACAAGAAATTCTCTTAATATTGGCCAATGTGACGGCATTATTGCCACCGGCTTGAGAAAGAACGATTTTGAAGGTGTAATAAAAGCTTTTGAGAAGCCGCTCGTCGTATTTGGACAAAATGAAATGGGCTATGACTTTATCGATGTGAATAACGAGAAAGGCACTTTTATGGCAACCCGCCATGTTATGGGGCTGGGGGAGCGGGAAGTTGTCTTTTTTGGCATTGATTTAGATGAGCCTTTCGAACGTGCAAGAGAACAGGGGTATATACGGGCGATGAATAAAAGCTTTAAAAAATCGAATATGTTTCGGATCGACAACAGTTCTAAGAAAAGTGAATGCCTTGCAAGAGAACTGCTGAAATCCATGGACAATCAGGCCGCATTTGTCTGCGCATCTGATCGAATCGCGCTCGGCGTCATTCGTGCGGCGCAATCCCTTGGAAAGCGAATTCCAGAAGACGTTGCGGTTACCGGGAATGACGGTGTGTTTCTTGATCGCATCTCCTCGCCGCGCTTGACTACGGTCAGACAGCCTGTTGTTGAAATGGGGGAAGCCTGTGCGAAAATGTTGCTGAAAAAAATGAATGAAGACGGCGCTGCACAAGGAAGTCTATTTTTTGAACCAGAGTTAATTGTACGAGAATCAACGCTGTAA
- the yvdD gene encoding putative enzyme (Evidence 3: Putative function from multiple computational evidences; Product type e: enzyme) — translation MKTICVFAGSNPGGNEAYKRKAAELGVYMAEQGIGLVYGGSRVGLMGTIADAIMENGGTAIGVMPSGLFSGEVVHQNLTELIEVNGMHERKAKMSELADGFISMPGGFGTYEELFEVLCWAQIGIHQKPIGLYNVNGYFEPMMKMVKYSIQEGFSNESHLKLIHSSSRPDELIEQMQNYSYPILEKKWTEI, via the coding sequence ATGAAAACCATTTGTGTATTTGCGGGATCAAACCCTGGGGGAAATGAAGCGTATAAAAGAAAAGCGGCAGAGCTTGGCGTGTATATGGCTGAGCAGGGAATCGGCCTTGTCTATGGGGGCTCCCGCGTAGGCTTGATGGGCACGATTGCTGACGCGATTATGGAAAACGGCGGAACTGCAATCGGGGTCATGCCGAGCGGTTTGTTCAGCGGGGAGGTTGTCCATCAGAATCTGACTGAGCTGATTGAAGTAAACGGGATGCATGAACGAAAGGCTAAAATGAGCGAGCTGGCGGACGGCTTTATCTCGATGCCGGGCGGCTTCGGTACATATGAAGAATTATTTGAAGTGCTGTGCTGGGCACAGATCGGCATCCACCAAAAGCCAATTGGACTGTACAATGTAAACGGATATTTTGAACCAATGATGAAAATGGTGAAATACAGCATTCAAGAAGGGTTTTCTAACGAATCGCACCTAAAACTGATTCACAGCTCGTCACGGCCGGATGAGTTAATTGAGCAAATGCAAAATTATTCTTATCCGATTTTAGAAAAAAAGTGGACAGAAATTTAA
- the yvdC gene encoding putative pyrophosphohydrolase (Evidence 3: Putative function from multiple computational evidences; PubMedId: 16120674, 19684115; Product type e: enzyme), with product MQLADAEKWMKEFYEKRGWTEYGPFIRVGFLMEEAGELARAVRAYEIGRDRPDEKESSRAEQKQELIEEMGDVIGNIAILADMYGVSLEDVMKAHQEKLTKRFEHA from the coding sequence TTGCAGCTGGCTGATGCAGAAAAATGGATGAAAGAGTTTTACGAAAAAAGAGGCTGGACAGAATACGGACCTTTTATTCGCGTCGGCTTTTTAATGGAGGAAGCCGGAGAACTGGCCCGGGCTGTCAGGGCGTATGAAATCGGCAGAGACCGGCCGGATGAGAAAGAATCGTCACGCGCTGAGCAAAAACAAGAATTGATTGAAGAAATGGGAGATGTCATCGGAAATATCGCCATTCTTGCTGATATGTATGGTGTCTCTTTAGAAGACGTCATGAAGGCCCACCAAGAAAAACTGACAAAACGATTTGAGCATGCATAA
- the yvdB gene encoding putative anion transporter (Evidence 3: Putative function from multiple computational evidences; PubMedId: 15849754, 16850406; Product type t: transporter) produces MRFSGRFKGYNLQKFQKDLIAGIVVGVVAIPLGMAFAIASGVEPEYGLYTVVIAGICISLFGGSKYQIGGPTGAFVPILFGIIMQYGLENLLIAGFMAGVMLVLFGLFKLGKIMKFVPKPVIVGFTAGIAVLIFTEQIANFLGLRNVEKHENFHHNMFEIVQQLGTFNVYAILTAVIGLVILLVSAKVMPKVPGALLALLISTVVAVVFFPDRMATIGSTYGEIPRHLPEFQFPELTLDKMVMLFPAALVIALLGGLESILSAMVADNMKGSKHDSNKELVGQGIANMAAPLFGGIPATGAIARTATNIKNGAVSPVSGVVHGVVVLLVLLVFAPYASHVPLASMAPILMVVAWNMSERKEVANMLRLKNADSFILAATFALTVLFDLIIGVATGLLLAFVFFIRRMSEATRIHNQETHPVLAKREDPSVSMYAIEGPLFFGSIDSLESSLLEHVQKKPKTLILLMNKVHYMDTSAEAVLGNIMNRIKRHNGKLMIVGLQSQPKELLHKTGLFHKIGKQHFFDHHDEITG; encoded by the coding sequence ATGCGATTCTCAGGGAGATTCAAGGGATACAATTTGCAGAAATTTCAGAAAGACTTGATTGCAGGTATCGTAGTAGGTGTCGTGGCAATTCCTTTAGGAATGGCGTTTGCCATTGCCTCGGGAGTCGAGCCTGAATATGGGCTATACACTGTTGTTATAGCAGGGATTTGTATTTCTTTGTTTGGAGGATCAAAATATCAGATTGGCGGTCCGACGGGCGCCTTTGTCCCGATTTTATTCGGCATTATCATGCAGTACGGCTTGGAAAATCTGCTGATTGCGGGGTTTATGGCAGGAGTGATGCTGGTACTGTTTGGGCTGTTTAAGCTCGGAAAAATAATGAAATTCGTGCCCAAACCCGTTATCGTCGGTTTTACAGCCGGAATTGCCGTGCTGATCTTTACGGAACAAATCGCTAATTTTCTCGGATTGAGAAATGTTGAAAAACATGAGAACTTTCATCACAACATGTTTGAAATTGTGCAGCAGCTCGGCACCTTTAACGTGTATGCCATTTTGACAGCTGTGATCGGGCTCGTCATTTTGCTTGTATCCGCCAAGGTGATGCCTAAAGTGCCGGGCGCTTTGTTGGCGCTTCTTATTTCCACAGTGGTCGCGGTTGTCTTTTTCCCTGACCGCATGGCAACGATCGGGTCAACTTATGGAGAAATCCCCCGCCATTTGCCGGAATTTCAGTTTCCTGAGCTTACTTTGGATAAAATGGTTATGCTGTTTCCGGCTGCGCTTGTCATCGCGCTTCTTGGAGGACTTGAGTCGATTTTGTCCGCAATGGTCGCTGATAACATGAAGGGCTCAAAGCATGACAGCAACAAGGAGCTTGTCGGCCAGGGGATTGCGAATATGGCAGCGCCCCTGTTTGGCGGAATCCCGGCTACAGGAGCGATTGCGAGAACGGCGACCAATATAAAAAACGGAGCGGTTTCCCCAGTTTCCGGCGTCGTTCACGGCGTAGTCGTTCTCCTTGTCCTGCTTGTATTTGCGCCTTATGCGTCCCATGTGCCGCTCGCCAGTATGGCACCGATTCTCATGGTGGTCGCATGGAATATGAGTGAGCGCAAGGAAGTCGCAAACATGCTGAGACTGAAAAATGCTGATTCCTTTATTTTGGCGGCGACCTTCGCCCTTACGGTTCTGTTTGACTTAATCATCGGTGTGGCAACCGGATTGCTGCTTGCATTCGTGTTCTTTATCAGAAGAATGAGCGAAGCGACCCGCATCCACAATCAGGAAACGCATCCTGTTCTGGCGAAGAGAGAAGATCCATCTGTCAGCATGTATGCCATAGAAGGGCCGCTGTTTTTCGGATCAATTGATTCCCTTGAATCGTCATTGCTGGAGCATGTACAGAAAAAACCGAAAACCCTTATTCTGCTCATGAATAAGGTGCACTATATGGATACGTCAGCTGAAGCGGTGCTTGGGAACATTATGAATCGAATTAAACGCCACAATGGAAAGCTGATGATTGTAGGATTGCAATCGCAGCCGAAGGAGCTACTGCATAAAACAGGCCTTTTTCACAAAATAGGAAAGCAGCATTTCTTTGATCACCATGATGAAATCACAGGTTAA
- the yvdA gene encoding putative carbonic anhydrase (Evidence 3: Putative function from multiple computational evidences; PubMedId: 10611359; Product type e: enzyme) gives MNQMVSLTSILEHNQRFVSEKKYEPYKTTKFPSKKLVIVTCMDTRLTELLPQAMGLKNGDAKIVKNAGAIVSHPFGSVMRSILVAIYELQAEEVCIVGHHECGMSGLNASSILEKAKERGVEDSCLNLLTSAGLDLKTWLTGFHSVEESVSHSVNMIKNHPLLPKKVPVHGLVIHPETGKLDVVINGYETELINNHS, from the coding sequence ATGAATCAAATGGTTTCTTTAACATCAATTTTGGAACACAATCAGCGGTTTGTCAGTGAGAAGAAGTATGAACCGTACAAAACGACAAAGTTTCCTTCGAAAAAGCTCGTCATTGTCACCTGTATGGATACAAGGCTTACAGAACTTCTTCCGCAAGCAATGGGGCTTAAAAACGGTGATGCTAAAATTGTAAAAAACGCGGGAGCCATCGTTTCTCACCCATTTGGAAGCGTGATGCGAAGCATACTGGTCGCGATTTATGAATTGCAGGCTGAAGAGGTATGCATTGTCGGCCATCATGAATGCGGAATGTCAGGGCTGAATGCGTCCTCGATTCTTGAGAAAGCAAAGGAACGCGGGGTGGAGGATAGCTGCCTGAATTTGCTGACGAGTGCCGGACTCGATTTGAAAACGTGGCTGACTGGTTTTCACAGCGTGGAAGAAAGCGTTTCCCACAGTGTGAACATGATTAAGAACCATCCGCTGCTTCCGAAAAAAGTGCCGGTTCACGGGCTTGTCATTCACCCTGAAACAGGAAAACTTGATGTGGTCATTAACGGTTATGAAACTGAGCTTATAAACAATCACTCATAA